The Streptomyces sp. P9-A4 genome contains a region encoding:
- a CDS encoding gas vesicle protein GvpO: MAAAEPTRPRRARPRPAEDAEEQKRPSSRRASARRPSGALNASSAMRSAAGQLAQLLGRPPDSVSSLKPTEDGWEAQVEVVELDRIPDTTSVMASYKVALDPEGQLVSYERTRRYSRGMIDRPT, from the coding sequence ATGGCCGCAGCAGAACCGACCCGTCCGAGGAGAGCCCGCCCCCGCCCGGCTGAGGACGCCGAGGAACAGAAGCGGCCGTCGTCACGCCGCGCTTCCGCCAGGCGGCCGTCAGGGGCTCTCAACGCGTCTTCGGCGATGCGTTCCGCAGCTGGGCAACTCGCCCAACTCCTCGGGAGGCCCCCCGACTCCGTCTCGTCGCTCAAGCCCACCGAGGACGGCTGGGAGGCACAGGTGGAAGTGGTGGAACTGGACCGCATCCCAGACACGACCAGCGTGATGGCCAGCTACAAGGTCGCCCTGGATCCCGAGGGGCAGCTGGTGTCCTACGAACGAACCCGCCGGTACAGCCGAGGCATGATCGACCGGCCGACCTGA
- a CDS encoding histone protein, translating to MQDTTKYALAAAVAGGYVLGRTKKGRLALTVATYLAGRRFGLEPRQLMMEGLGKLKETPQFAEISEQLRGEALDAGKKALGAAANRKLGDIADSLHHRTLELTSAGKREDEEEPSEYEDEYETEGEYEDEDEDEQGYAEPEAEEEEEEPEEEEEEAEEAYEPEEEGEEEEEEEPQEKPRPRRTRRPSASKSAAPAKKTAAKKTAAKKGSAEKPSARSAAAKKAQPTKKAAPAKTAGKKAAKTAPAKKTAARTSARKTAPAKKSAARTSARKTAPAKKTTARTPARKTAARKTAAKKTSGRKPSTRR from the coding sequence ATGCAGGACACGACCAAATACGCGCTCGCGGCCGCTGTGGCCGGGGGCTACGTACTCGGACGCACCAAGAAGGGCCGCCTCGCGCTCACAGTGGCCACGTACCTTGCCGGCCGCCGCTTCGGCCTTGAGCCGCGTCAGCTCATGATGGAGGGCCTCGGCAAGCTCAAGGAGACACCCCAGTTCGCTGAAATCAGCGAACAGTTGCGGGGCGAGGCCCTGGACGCGGGCAAGAAGGCTCTGGGAGCCGCGGCGAATCGCAAGCTCGGCGACATCGCCGACTCGCTCCACCACCGCACCCTCGAACTGACGAGCGCGGGCAAGAGGGAAGACGAAGAGGAGCCCTCCGAGTACGAGGACGAGTACGAAACCGAGGGCGAGTACGAGGACGAGGACGAGGACGAACAGGGCTACGCGGAGCCGGAGGCCGAGGAGGAGGAAGAAGAGCCGGAGGAGGAAGAGGAAGAAGCGGAGGAGGCGTACGAGCCGGAGGAAGAGGGGGAAGAAGAGGAAGAAGAAGAGCCTCAGGAAAAGCCCCGGCCCCGAAGGACGCGGAGGCCGAGCGCCTCGAAATCCGCAGCGCCTGCCAAGAAGACGGCGGCCAAGAAGACCGCGGCGAAGAAGGGCTCAGCGGAGAAGCCTTCAGCCCGCTCCGCAGCCGCCAAGAAGGCCCAGCCGACCAAGAAGGCCGCGCCTGCCAAGACCGCCGGCAAGAAGGCGGCCAAGACGGCGCCGGCGAAGAAGACCGCAGCTCGCACGTCGGCACGTAAGACGGCGCCGGCGAAGAAATCCGCAGCGCGCACGTCGGCACGCAAGACGGCGCCGGCAAAGAAGACCACAGCGCGCACACCCGCACGCAAGACGGCGGCCAGGAAAACGGCGGCGAAGAAGACGTCAGGCCGCAAGCCGTCCACGCGGAGGTAG
- a CDS encoding SRPBCC family protein, which translates to MAQSERASAKEPKSGLDQLLEELTSFLGAQAEQLADKASDKLGDVTDQLTDVAQGNGKLSDVAGVGGRMLQGDSPMKAMMGQGLSGLKDKVTGAASQIFGKGKKGRKSGGKVINIVEFIDVGLPLRTVYDHWSQYEDFSGFAKGVRDVSRNDDTTSDWKVKVGPSTRGWKATVQEQVPDERIVWTSEGAKGTTRGCVSFHELAPSLTRIVVVVEYYPSGFFEKTGNLWRAQGRRLRLDLKHFLRHVSLTTDEPEGWRGEIRDGEVVVTHEEALEEEGEYEDDEDQDAGEAEGEYEDDEEGGEFEEGEEPEEEEPEEDEEEPDGSYAKGEEEYAEEDVPEEDDEGEADESSRPRRRR; encoded by the coding sequence ATGGCACAGTCAGAACGCGCCAGCGCGAAAGAACCGAAGTCGGGACTGGACCAGCTGCTCGAAGAGCTGACGTCATTCCTGGGCGCCCAAGCCGAGCAACTTGCGGACAAGGCGTCGGACAAGTTGGGGGACGTGACCGATCAGCTCACGGACGTGGCGCAAGGCAACGGGAAGCTCTCCGACGTCGCCGGTGTTGGGGGGCGGATGCTGCAGGGCGACTCGCCCATGAAGGCGATGATGGGCCAGGGCCTCAGTGGCCTCAAGGACAAGGTGACCGGCGCCGCCTCCCAAATCTTCGGCAAGGGCAAGAAGGGCCGTAAGAGCGGCGGGAAGGTCATCAACATCGTCGAGTTCATTGATGTCGGCCTGCCGCTGCGCACCGTGTATGACCACTGGTCGCAGTACGAGGACTTCAGTGGCTTCGCCAAGGGCGTTCGCGACGTCTCGCGCAACGATGACACCACCAGCGACTGGAAAGTCAAGGTCGGGCCTTCGACGCGCGGCTGGAAGGCCACCGTTCAGGAGCAGGTACCCGACGAGCGGATCGTCTGGACTTCCGAAGGCGCCAAGGGAACCACCCGTGGCTGCGTCAGCTTCCACGAGCTCGCTCCGTCGCTGACCCGCATCGTCGTGGTGGTGGAGTACTACCCCTCCGGATTCTTTGAGAAGACCGGCAACCTGTGGCGCGCTCAAGGCCGCCGCCTGCGCCTGGACCTCAAGCATTTCCTGCGGCATGTCTCACTCACCACCGACGAGCCGGAGGGCTGGCGTGGCGAGATCCGAGACGGCGAGGTGGTCGTCACCCACGAAGAGGCGCTGGAGGAAGAAGGGGAGTACGAAGACGACGAAGACCAGGACGCGGGCGAGGCGGAAGGGGAGTACGAAGACGACGAGGAGGGCGGCGAGTTCGAGGAAGGCGAAGAGCCCGAGGAGGAAGAGCCTGAGGAAGACGAAGAGGAACCCGACGGTAGTTACGCCAAGGGCGAGGAGGAGTACGCCGAGGAGGATGTTCCTGAAGAGGACGACGAGGGCGAAGCCGACGAATCAAGCCGTCCGCGCCGTCGACGGTAG
- a CDS encoding S8 family peptidase codes for MTVAATDKQDRLASFSSTNPLAWSGGMKPDIAAPGVDITAARSQAMTDSGEGLYRTISGTSMATPLVAGVAAILAQRHPDWTGAQLKEHLTSTAKGLEGGYSPYEVGTGRLDVAAAVRTTVRATGSLFFGNYTWPHEPSDVAVTKDLTFTNAGSSDVTLNLALTDDDVPFTLRAAEVTVPARGTATVPVTGDPRTASVGRHAGYVTATDAATGRQVTRTSVALLKEKERYDLNIKLVGKDGKPASGWVGVNLAGDPWPWNVYVEGSTTMRMAPGLYTVAGYIDVAGEKADRSGLAVLVDPEAVLKDGSAEVVLDASKARLLQTEAPQRTEDRQRKVDFKVHYKGQAEQA; via the coding sequence CTGACCGTGGCCGCCACGGACAAGCAGGACCGGCTCGCGTCCTTCTCCAGCACCAACCCGCTGGCCTGGTCCGGTGGCATGAAGCCGGACATCGCGGCGCCGGGCGTGGACATCACCGCCGCCAGGTCACAGGCGATGACCGATAGCGGGGAGGGTCTCTACCGCACCATCAGCGGCACGTCGATGGCCACCCCGCTCGTCGCGGGCGTGGCGGCGATCCTGGCCCAGCGGCACCCGGACTGGACCGGCGCGCAGCTCAAGGAACACCTGACGAGCACCGCGAAGGGCCTGGAAGGCGGGTACTCGCCGTACGAGGTCGGCACCGGCCGCCTCGACGTGGCCGCCGCCGTGCGGACCACGGTCCGGGCGACCGGGTCACTCTTCTTCGGCAACTACACCTGGCCGCACGAGCCGAGCGACGTCGCTGTCACGAAGGACCTGACCTTCACCAACGCCGGTTCCTCCGACGTCACCCTGAACCTGGCGCTGACCGATGACGACGTGCCGTTCACTCTGAGAGCGGCCGAGGTGACCGTCCCCGCGCGCGGCACCGCCACCGTCCCCGTCACCGGTGACCCGCGGACCGCCTCGGTAGGCCGTCACGCCGGCTACGTGACAGCCACCGACGCGGCCACTGGCCGGCAGGTGACCCGCACCTCCGTGGCACTGCTCAAGGAGAAGGAGCGCTACGACCTGAACATCAAGCTGGTCGGCAAGGACGGCAAGCCCGCCAGCGGCTGGGTCGGCGTCAACCTCGCCGGCGACCCCTGGCCGTGGAACGTCTACGTCGAAGGCTCGACCACGATGCGCATGGCACCCGGCCTGTACACCGTCGCTGGGTACATCGACGTGGCGGGGGAGAAGGCGGATCGCTCCGGTCTGGCCGTGCTCGTCGACCCGGAGGCGGTGCTCAAGGACGGCTCCGCGGAGGTCGTGCTGGACGCGAGCAAGGCACGCCTGCTCCAGACCGAGGCGCCGCAGCGCACGGAGGACCGCCAGCGCAAGGTCGACTTCAAGGTCCACTACAAGGGCCAAGCCGAGCAAGCGTGA